The sequence GTTAGTACACtttgcctatttatttattaatacataaATTGTATATAAAGATTTACATCTTGTAAGAAtttataatcataaaaataacaccctcttttatttttattttagcaataataatatattacaagCGATAAGAAAATAGTGCGTGTTTTCGTACATTTTGTGCATAGTCATACATAACTTAAGAGTCAAATATGAGCCTTATATATACCGTACAGTTgtagaacaaaaataaatagtataGGATATTACCAAACCCGAGCAAACAGAAAGGTCTTTATCTTaaagataattttttttttgcatatttatattgttttgggCCGTTTCAGAGTTGCTGAGTGCAGCAGTACCCatactattaatttatttttgaaattaagtAGACTTTAGAGTTTTTAAACCCAACTGACGGTCACATAAATCCTCAATCTTGTCTATGGCACAAGATATCAAAGCCCAAAGGTTTGATAGGACAATATATTTACATCGACGTTTAACACAAAACAATCATTATTGGACTTATTTCTAAAGTCGAAAAGTCCAAAACCATTCTGatattttcatttaataaaacagaagcgttattatatttttttctctctttcGCAACCTTACCTATTTCTTAACTCAATACATGTTCTACAAAACTACATTCTTTATTGATGGACTTCAAAAAGTGGAGTAGAAATTCAGACGGAATCGACATAAATGCAATCGTATCACTCGTTTTAAGCTCATTGGAATTTATTGACAACTTGTTTCACCCAACTACTTTTCTGGTCTTCCATTGCTTCAGATTTGGGGTCAATAATACTGTTTTTCTCAGTGGGAATGTTCACAAAACTACTAGCAGGGATCTTTGTATCTCTCTTTCCATTATCGCTAACACTTCTCTCAAATGTAGCTACTTTTGTTGTTATTGATTTAGGTTTCGCTACTTGTACAGGCTTTTTCATATTTGGAGTTGGTTTCGCTATTTGACTTTTAGACATTTGTTCTAACTCCATTCTTCTTTCTAACACGGATTTGGTGGTTATTTTCGGAGGTTCAATTGATGATCGCTTCTCGTTGACTTTGATTTTACGTGTAGCTGAATCGAGACTGGCTCTTTCGAAGCTTAGCCTCTTCAATTGTATATTGCcttgtaattttgttttgtcaGTCGGGCCGTCTACTTCTTCTTTAGTCTCTTTAGCGTCATTTGCTTTTGTATTCGGGTTAGTATGAGTTCTGATTTCGGGCTTCTTTTCTTCTGTTGGTGTTGATTCAGATCTAGTCACACTTTTGTAATTTGTGTTGCGTTTAATAGTTTTAACATTAACAGATTCTGTGGACAATGATTGTTCTTGGGTTTTAACTAGACTGTTACTTCTATGAACAAAACTCTTATTTTGAAAACTAGTTGTTGGAATATTAGTTATTTTAGGTTTAACAGGAACTGGCGGTGCTATCTTAGCTCTATTGCCTTGAATGTTTTGAGATCTCTGTTCGTTTTGTTTTTCGGTGAACTGAAACTTATTTGTCGTTGAAGCAATATGAGTGTGTATACCACTTTTCTCCTTAATACTAGTGGTTACAGTtactttttgtgttttaaatGAAGCGTTTCGTTTAATACTTTCAACTCTCGTAACAGTTTTACTTGTTACTTTATTGGAACTGTCTGTTTTTCCTTCATCGTTGTCGTCTTGGTCGGAATATACAGCAGAATCTCTGAAGACGTCATCATCTGTTACTTGTTCAATCTTCTCAAACGATTTTTCGTAATAACTTTCATCTGAATTAACTTGACCTGGTGGGTCGGTTAGTTTTTCTTGACTTTCCTTAGGTTCATTCTGATTTTCATTAGTTTTGTTTTGCTCTTGATATGCTCCTTCACTAGATGATGTCACAAatgaagaatttgaaaataaactatCTGGCCGTACAGcatttttgtttataagtacATTGACATTCTTAGCAGGTGATTTTTCGCTAACTAAAGTCGTAGGATCGACATAATCCGACTGTGCTATTCGAGCACCTAAAAGTTTACTTCCTTGCATATAAATAGGAAGTTTATTGAGGCTCTGGTAGGAACTATTGTTTGATTTTGACCCGGTACTACCGAAACTACTAGATATAGTTGTAACCATACTAATACTTTTCTCATATGTCGGTCTGACAACTTCAATTTTCTGGGCAATGTTGTCACAGCTATGTGAAAGAGTTTCTAAGTTATTCTTTTCATTCTGACTTTCTGTGAGAGTGGTAGTTTCGTACACACTTTTGCTCAGAGGATCATTATTTGCAGTATAAGCTATAGTCGATGTTGTTGGACAGATATCTGTAGATGTTATGACGACTTTAATGTCACTTTTTGCGAGATTATTTTGCGAATCGTCAACCGGTTTGGAAGTTTTAACGTCCATTCTGTTTTGATTGTCATCCGGATGCTCATCACCAATAATACTTCTAAATCTTTGTAGTAAGTTTTTGGAATAACTTCTAGGATTTAAAGCAGACCTCTTTTCGGTTGTTGGACTTTTTGGATCAGATTTTATGCTGTCAGGACTACTTTCTTCATTTGCGTTTATTTCATTTTCGTCACTATTTTTGTTCGGCGTTCGATTTCTAAATCTGCTGAGAACGTTTTTGAGTGATAGCATGTTACTTGTAGGTTTGTAAATTTTATGTTCTGGGTGTATAGTTTCTAGgtcattttgtttgttttcattttgttCTACGCCTAAAACCTCACAAGATGACGCAATAGATGTATTCAGATTAGGTTGGGACACGGTTAATAAATTCTCGTTCTTGTTTTTATCTAAGCTCACGTCTTCAAAATTGGTCTTATAACATCTGTCTATTTCCTCCTCTAGTTCTAAAGTAGACTGACTTATATTTTGTACGTAATCATCCTCATTTGATTTAGAGTTCTTGTTAAATTTTAACATGTCACTATCAGTCATATAATTCTCAACATCATCGTAACTTATCTCACTCTGATCGGAAGCTATAGTGAACGGTCGGTCTATACTTAAAACTTTGCCTTCTCTGTTTAAATAAGTTTTGCTATTGCTGTTAGGTTTACATTTGAAGGTGCTCAAATTATTTTCTTCTTGGCCGCTAGTGACTATTTGAAAACTTCTTGGTAAAGAACCAGATTTTCTGTCTCTAGAAACGTTGAAATGCTCCTTCTGTCGACTTAACCAAATTTCTGGAGTATTAGGACTTTGTTGTTCAGGACTCATaggtaagtagtcaccgggtaAGTTATTAGGCacatctttctttcttcttactTTCACGAGATTATCGTAAAGATTTTCTTCTCCCGTGGGAGGACCCTGGTTCTCCATAGCGACATAATAATCTGCTGATTGACGTTTTGCATCAACTTTTGGGGGAGATTTAACGGGGACGTCGTATATTCCGTCTTTGTCTTGAgcatttaatttgtcaaacgaTAAGTAAACGTAATCGGACTCAAAAACACTTGTTCGAGTAATTTCTGGAATATTCTTTGTTGCATTAGGTGGGCTAGGCAATCTTCTAGGTATAGCTGAATTTTGTTGCGGTACAGCTGGTTTATTATTCGTACTTGAAACTTCTTCATCTGTTCGACTTTCAACTCGTAGAGTTTCGTAAATATGATCTTCCTCTTCCATTTCAAGTTTTGGACTTAATACTTCCAATATATCGTCATTCGTACAGCTTTCAAAATTTTCGGAAGTTTGACGACCATACTTTGGTTTCAATTTAAGTGAATCTGTATGCCGTGATAGAATTACTTGTTCAGGATTTGAATGGGATTTCAAAAGTCTTTGATGTCTTCTTTGAGCAGTGTTTCTTTGCTGCTGCTTTTTTAAAAGCTTCTGAAACTCCCTGTTCTGCATCAATAACTGAGATATTATCTGTTCTAAAGGTTGTTCCGTTTCTTCAAAATCTCTTGTTGTTTCTTCGTTTCGTGTTTCCACTTCACCATTCTTATCATCGACTTCTGAACCTTCGTTTATCACTTTctgtttatttaagtacttaactttTTCTAATTCGTTTTTTTTGAACGAATCGGTTTTCTCTATGAGCTTCTTGTAAGTTTCTTCGTCAATATCTTCGTCTTTGCTAATTGTCTCGGGTAGATCAGAGCTTTGTGAGTTGTCTTTAACCTTATCGACGTTTAGACTATCATTAGACTCAGATATGTGAAGAATGTTCTCGGTAGAAACATCAGTAGATAAATCTGCATAAAACTTTGCTGTTGTATCGGATCCTAAGCGCAATCCTTTAGCCCTGTTCTTCTTTAACTTGGAAATTTTCTTTGGTATATTTTTcgaattatacatttttatctcAATGCTAGGCTTTATCGCATTTCCTTTTTTCTTACCGTCCATTTCAGGATCCGATAAAATTGATCCCTCGTTAATTTTGGCCCTGCGTGTAATTTTGTTTGATCCGCAATTTCGACATTCAAACTCAATTTTTTCATGGCCTCTCATGTCACTTCTTTCACTATCACTGTCTTGCGACTTCTTGATTACTATTCCATTTTGTTGCAAGCCAGGTTCAGATTTCCTCCTCCATGTCCCAATTTTGGACAACTTCGACCTCTGAGGATCGTCTTTGGATTTTGATCTTAAAGTGTCTGTTCTGTGTTTGTCCGTATCGTTACACCTACTCTTTCTTCCATGAATGCTGAGAGTATCAGTTACAGGGATATTCTCTTTTATCTTCGCGCACTTTAGACATGTCTTTGGAATATTTCGCACGCTAAGCAGAGAACTATTTGTTTCAGTTAAGTCTTCTTTACTTTTGCTGTTATCCGTGTAACCTACGATGTTATCAGAAGAATGGTAGCCTCTAGTCTTCGTTAAAGAAGTAGTACTTGGGAATTCTTTACTGAAGCTTTCTTGTGATGACTGGAAGTCAGAACATTTGCAGCCAGATGGCTTTCGTTCTAAATGTTCTGTGCTACCAGCGTCTATGTACTGTAAAGACCTATCACATTCAGGACACTTTTCCCCGGTAAGTTCATTCTCCCTACAACTACACTTTTCATCTTTTACTTTGTCTTTATTGAGTTCAGTTTCGCAATCAGAGCAAAGATCTACGTAACAATTGTCACAAGTGTAATCTGTACCTTTCTCGAGTGATACTTGAGCACAATCACAATCTTGATTGGTCTCAGTTCTAGAGTTGGGTACTGTGTATTTTCTATTGGCCTTCTTTAGGCGGCCTCTGATACCGTTCTCGAAGGATTTTCTTCGTTCTCGCTCGAGCTTCCGCTTCTCGAGGTACTCTGGGGCTGAGAGTTGTTTTCTCATCGACGCTTGCGTAATCAGGTTGTGTGATTTCTCAGCTAGCATGTCATCTGTAAACAAGAATTcagtttcaattatttttcttctcCTTTATAAATCTTGCGAATCCGTATGAAGAATCGAAGACATTGTGCTACAACTTACCGTCAGTTTTGTTCTGTCCGAGTTCCATCACCAATTGTCGGGCGTGGGACGGTATAACGGCATTGTAGTTCTCCAATATTACCTGTAAATTTTAACAGTTCTCTTTTAAGATttgttgttttagttttttttctaattaagagattgaaattattatgtattagtTCGTTGTTGTTACGTTTTGTCTACTGGCTTCTGagtatcttatttatttttataatcccGTTTTATTGTCATTGTCCTTTTCGTTAATTGCCATAGGATTTTAATTCAAGGAAattgaaaattgctttttatcaataaatataGGAAAATAAGCGGACCATGATAAAAAACGAGGTAAAATTTGGCAGGATGATGGCTATTTGTTAATGTTTTTTGTCATCCATTGTATTTCTAACGTACCCTTTTCAACAAGAGCGTCCACTCGCGCTTGTGGCGGTGCGAGCGCGCCTGCAGCGTGAGCTGCGCTCGCGGCGCGTCCCACGGGATTACGTGGAATGACAGCGGCGCACCCGCAATCGACTCCACTAGCATCATGTTGTTGCACTGCAACGTAAATGagggtatttaatttaattaataggtgaaatatatctttattgtacacgtatgaggcctatgatgatgatgatgatgatgatacttaagtaatatataaaaactaataaaaatataatattaaaagttaAAGTGTGAACGTGTGAATGTGAAAGACTAGGAATGATCCATACCTCACCGCTTCATTGACGGGAGACCCGTttagcaatgggacgtatatctCCTAAGGCCCAGATTTCGAAAACATTTTGGATATTAAAAGGCCTTACCAGGCTTGCGACTATACATAAGAGAGCACCTAAATGCATACCATGATATGCGACTTGTATGCGAGGATGCCGTCCTCCCGGTTCTTGGTGACCAGCAGCATCTTGTCGAACAGGAAGACATGCCGCATCGCCTTCGCGCCGAACACTCTGACCAACACAAGTACATTAAttacaatttatcttaagtgcagtttttcactaagacagttggttcgaccattatagacggcgataactTTCTCGTAACCACCTATCAGcctaacagcttccgtggtctagtggttagagcgttaggctcacgatctggaggtccgggttcgattcccgatggggacatggtcgaaatcactttgtgagactgtcctttgtttggtaaggacttttcaggcttgaatcacctgattgtccgaaaaagtaagatgattccgtgcttcggagggcacgttaagccgttggtcccggctattagccgtaaaaacacctccaccaatccgcattggagcagcgtggtggagtatgctccatatcccctccggttgattgaggggaggcctgtgcccagcagtgggacgtatataggctgttgatgatgatgaaccacctatcacgctggtctaacagaaagctcggtgagatgtgggtacttagttcatctttgcgatgaatgtagtcgtgagttcatgttatattatgttcatTACAAAAGGCGTCTCTTGGCCGCGGGATGATCCCCAAACGGTCCTACCTGACAGGATGAAGTTAAGCGTTTAAGCGATCCACTCTCGCAGTATTGTGCTGTATTAACTAAGTCAGGTACTCGCACAGACGGCATTCTATTCACGTCGATTTGCCAGAAAGAAAACGTCAAGGCAAAACGCTGGAATGTCTAGGATTCTATCCACTTACTGCGGTCCAACCTGACAAACATCGTATTTTGacatagaaagctcggtgaggtaagggtatttagtttatcttgcgatggatgtacctctgactacctcaattgatCGTGAGCTTATAAAAGTGTCTAGTATACAACCAcatctcgccagctatgtttaagtcccatgtatcaTGGGGCTGGCCACGTGACATTAATTGTCTATGATCCAAAAaggaattcaaactcataaaggtgaattcagtggtttagtgcCCGAGCCGAGATGATGTAATGTACGTTTTGACATAATACCTAAATAAGAAAGTACCTTCATCAATGCACCCAGCGGCACGGTTGGTGTTGCTTTAGAgaatagtataaaaaatatagataaggTAACTCACCTAAATGTCCCTTCGGCACACAACTCTCCGTACGTAGTCAAATCCGGGCCATTCCATCCGTACAGGAGTGACTGGATCTCCTGAAAATCGAACACAATAAGCATTAGTACTCTTGCCATTCACAGTACAATGCTTCTTTCAGTCCTCAGGATTATCCTTGAGCTGACGGCCCTGATTAAGCTTATGTACTAAGAGTAAGAAGTATCTGCCATAACTGGCATTCATGGAGTTGGagttaacttttaaaataatcaGATGattaagcctgtaatgtcttaaccaaacaaaaaaaatctcacAAAACGAGTTTTTGACTATCTGACTCTTctccaccaggaatcgaaccaggACTCTCAAATAGTGAGCCAAACTCTCTGACTATTAAACCATAGAGACTGTCACactacataacaaatactttattgcacacacagcataattatacaatattaCAAACAATAGAGAACAATgagcagccttattgctaagtggtaatctcttccagacaacctttgatTATACGGACTACGTATTACCTGCACACGGACAGCATGTTCGTGTCTTCGCTTCATGTCGTCAATGTGCTGCGCGATGCCTGTCATCTTCAGTAGAGCGTACTCCGTCTCCCGGGACGCGCACTGCTTCACCACGTTCTGGGGATCAATGGGAATGATGTTGTTTTATCATGGGTAGCTTTATGTCATCGATGCTTAGTTTATCGGGTTATGGTATATATTACTACGGGACCTCTGGGACCTGGGACCTGGGGGGGGGACTAAGGACTATTTAAGTTACTAATGCAAAACTATATTCCATTTCACATTTTTGCGGCAATATACGCACTCCATCACAGAGTTTAGGTTTTTTAATTCAACTTCATACTACCTGTAGGATTAATGAACATTACGAAATGACTAGAGAAGCACACAAGAATAAAAAACCAAACAAACCTGCAGCAACAGATGGTACTTCAGAATTCGCTGCACAGGCTTCAGCAGATACGACGCCAACGGCAGAGGATGTCCCAACGCAACCTGCCTCTCTCTAAACTCCCGAGCACTATGGTTGTTAGAAGCAAGAGCAGCCAAACGCTCCATAGTGCGGGGATAGCCGGTACAGTAGGACGTGTAGACGGCGAAACCAGAAGTGTTGTCGACGAAGCAACGAGCGATGCAGGTCGCGTCCAAACGGCAGGTATTCAGCTCCTCGCAGAGTGATCtggaatttaaaataagaagGGTTTAGTCAGTATAAAAGAGGTTGACACGTGTAAAGGAATACTTAATACAGATACTTCAGTGATAGTGATTATGACAGTGATGATAGCTGCAGCGATATACATACCTACTGTGTAACCAATTAAGGATGTCTAGTTTTACACTTAAATCCATCCTCATGTTTCTACAATGAAATCCTTGGCAAGATTAATCGAATCCGTTTGACAGGATCTGTAcataattgataaaaaaaaacatcaagttTTCTATCATACTAAGCTTCACTAAGAGAACACTCCAGCCCAATTGAATTCTTTAATTGCATTTCAAGTACGCCGCCACATCGAGTTTATGTTACCCTGATATATTGGATTTTCGCGAGGCTCAACAGTTTCTGAATCTAAGATGGACAAATCTAtgtctgatccaaatattaaccGACCTGACCACGGTGATGTCGTTACTCCACCGAATTTTATCACGCAGCGAACTAAGAGGAGAAGAGATACAATTGACGTAGAAAATGAAATGAGTTCTTTTAAAGAGGAAATAATGAAATCCATAACTTCCCTGCTAAGCAACCATGGACGTGAACTAGAAAAAATAACCTCTGTTGTTATGGAAATTAAGGAAACTAACCACAATATAGAAAAATCCATAGAATTCCTAACCGCACAAAACATCGAATtccagaaaaggatagaaaagTTAGAAATGGAGTCAAAGAAGGACAAGGAATATATCGCGTTTCTTGAAGATAAGGTGGAAGATTTACAAAGAGGATTCAGGAAGACAAACATTGAGATAAAAAATGTGCCAAAATTTATCACAAACGAGTCTAAAGAGGACCTCATTAAtatggtaattcaccttacaaaaACTGTCGGATGCACTGTTTCGAAAACAGATATCAAAGATATATATAGAATTCAAGGAAAAAAGGACTCTAAATTAAGTAAACCTATAATAGTGGAGACATCATCATCCATCCTAAAAACTGAAATTCTTAAGCTGTGCAAATTGTTTAATAACAAGCATAAGCAAAAACTCTGCGCGAAGCACCTTGGGCTTACAAAGAATGAAGACGATCCTATTTTTGTTTGCGAACAGCTTACTGCTAAGGGTGCACGGCTATACTTCCTGGCACGTGACCTGGCCAAATCTAAAAGATACAAGTTTTGTTGGACTGCCTACGGAAGGGTGTATGTCAGGAAAGACGAACAGTCTCCAATTATCACTATCAATAATGAGGCTCAAGTGCACAGATTACTCCAGGACTGACTAGCTATAGTAGAATACTTAAGTCATTACGTAACTCTGTATTATTCGGTTGTTTTTGCATTATTTTGTTCTCTTTCTAACTACCATAGTTTAATTGATAAAGTTCATACtaaactcacacacacacacactgcgtAACTTATATACAAAAAGCTCCATTAAAACTATCATATAACATCTACTTTACTTATACATTCGATACTGTCACCTACACAATAAAATCCATACCACCTCAAGATCAGCCACGTAAAACAACACAGATCTATATTATAAAACGCGTACGATACTCATATAGAATGTTGAAACAACGATTCTTTTCAATAATTATCCTATATAATGGATAGGAATGTTATTCATATAAATGCATTAGACGAACTTGTGAATACGGAAAACTATACTTGCCCAACAGATGACATATGCAAacgtatacaaataaataatgacgACTTAACCATAATATCACAGAACATATGTAGCGTTTACAGAAACTTTGATAACCTTCTCATTACATTAGCTAACCTACACTTGACAGTTGATATTATAACTTTAACTGAATGCAAACAGAATGACAATAAACCAATTCCTCAAATACAAAACTACACAGGGTACTTTACTACTAATCATATTAATAAAAGCGACGGAGTAGTCACTTATGTTAAAAATTGTCTTTTGCACAGTGTCGAAGAAGTGGAATTAAATCACGCGTCATGTCTACAAATAACAGTAAATAACATCATGATTCTCGCAATTTACCGCTCCCCTTCAAACGCCAATGCTACTGGATTTATAGAATCACTTGACGAACAACTTGTCAAAATTAGCGGTagtaaaaatatagttatcacAGGCGATATTAACATAAATCTCATACCTAAAACAGAAGAGGATCCAAATGTAAGTAAAAATAGGTCTTATTATATGGACATATTAGCAATGCATGGCATCCTCGCTGGTCACAAATTGCCTACCAGGCAGAATAGTTGTTTGGATCATTTTATGTTAAAATTGGACGCGTCATCTAGATCAGCCACTGTTGCAGTTTTCGATACAACAGTGACCGACCATTTTATGATTTTTCTAAAACTATCTGacgtaataaacaaaaataacgtGTGCTGTAAAACAAAGACGTCTATTAACTACGAAAAAGCTGTAACCGTACTTTCTGGATATAATTTATTGGAACTACTTTCACAAAACAACCCTAGCGTGTTATCTGAAATTCTAATAACTAGTCTTCAAAAATGTTTGATGGAAAGCACAGTTGTAAAATCCATTCCATGTAATGTACGCCTTATTAAACCATGGATGACCCTCGGTCTGTTAAGATGTATCAGAAACAGAAATAATATGCAGAGAAAATTGAGGTCAGATCCTAACAATATTATACTAAAAATTACGTACAGAAGATACCGAAATTATGTGACAAATGCTATTAAACAAGTTAAAAGAATCTACGATagagaaatatttaataaagcGAAGGGGAATCCAAAAAAATTATGGCTTACTATAGATAATTACACCCTGCGTAAAagcaataaaagccaaaatacgAACCTATTGAAAGCTAAACCTTCACCTGAAGAGTCAGTCAATTTCGTGAACAATTATTTTGCTAATGTAGGTAGAAAATTAGCCGAGAATATTGACCCTAGACTTCCCAATTTGCTATCAAGCACAGATGTGCCATGTACATCATTTGGTCTTTTGAGGGCTGACTGTCAGGAGGTTTATACCACACTGATGAATCTCAAATCGGATAGTGCGCAAGGATGGGATAACATTCCTACAAGATTCCTAAAGATTGCATCAGATCTGGTTGTACCATTAATCACGCACTTGGTTAACCTTTGCTTCGAGCAAGGCATTTTCCCATCAATACTTAAGATAGCTATTATCACACCTGTGCACAAGAGTGGGAACAAAGATATTCTTTGTAACTATAGACCTATATCTGTCCTTACAGTAATTtccaaaatattagaaaaattgTTAAACTCCCGTCTGGTTAACTACTTGAATAAAAACAACATCTTATCAGAAACGCAATATGGTTTTCGTCATGGAAAGTCGACAGAAGATGCAGTGTTAAGCCTGATTTCTCGAATTGTTACTGAGGTAGACTCTGGGAAAAAATGTATTACAGTTTTCTTAGATTTAAAGAAGGCATTTGACACTGTATCTATTCCTATTCTTGTGCACAGACTTGACGAAATTGGCGTAAGAGGGACTCAGCTACAACTCTTTAGGGACTATCTTCATTGTCGGAAGCAGCGAGTAAAGATTGGCGGTCTCGTAAGCGACGAAGAGGAAGTAACTTTCGGAGTCCCACAGGGATCGGTTCTCGGACCAACCCTCTTTTTAACCctctttttatattaataatttatgtaaaatgAAGATAGATAATGGACACGTCTTCTGCTACGCTGACGACACAGCGATCTTGTTTACTGGACAATCATGGGAATCGGTGTTTAATTGTGCTGAGCTGGGACTTGCTAAAGTTGCGAATTGGTTTAAACAGAATTTGCTGACCCTGAACACGTCAAAATGTAATTACATTTGTTTCTCAAAGTATAACAGAACTCAGCCCAATAATATTCACACTCTTAAAATTCATACTTGCAATGATTTAAATAACTGCGCCTGCGAACCTATTGTAAAAGTTTCGTCTACGAAATATTTAGGAGTGATGGTAGATCAACGCTTATCATGGCAACCGCATATAGAACTGGTTATAGTCAGAGTTCGAAATCTTATTTggatatttaaaaaacttaGGCACGTACTGGACACAACTATTATAACGCAAATATATAAGTCTTTGGCGCAATCAGTCATGAGCTACTGCATTCCAGTTTGGGGTGGTGCGAATAGAACCAACTTCTTAGACCTAGAAAGGGCCCAGAGATGTCTTTTGaaggtaattaattttaaaccaTTTAGGTATCCTACAGCATCTCTTTACCTACAATCAGATGTCCT is a genomic window of Pectinophora gossypiella chromosome 25, ilPecGoss1.1, whole genome shotgun sequence containing:
- the LOC126378016 gene encoding uncharacterized protein LOC126378016 isoform X2; this encodes MKTSGSAKLPVATINKSSLYSFRTKSEENGASEKCELTSEPILKDKLQRTFKDTKGETSAFGNLSPNVKRMISGATETTTLKFQKKTTPTVRSSMRHRSNIPLVGATSKISQSGVEILPSVEIYDQPCSMKSFGKSKSEDNDSLSKTVSIKPEYKLDDPQTTYDVPTNNKPAIYDVPSANKNAFESLSLPYIDQSIELSISSNDREFDIKLSSKDNSPIKAETKTSPKGTPVKIPKVVNGGTNSLNRKEFKSESPSKLSKTGPYPEAVGSTGNLKCPVPETVIRTPVEVIRPLSMSSIASSSSTSSSGVQNKGGVNSAYLASIESLDDHSDADMMSANGSNNFVNNAGVTTSVSEERRSESPRTTREETSGLSQLERVCAEIVQTENVYVEDLRQVVEGYLHIWRQESIFSEDELTELFNNIEDIYAFNRSLCEELNTCRLDATCIARCFVDNTSGFAVYTSYCTGYPRTMERLAALASNNHSAREFRERQVALGHPLPLASYLLKPVQRILKYHLLLQNVVKQCASRETEYALLKMTGIAQHIDDMKRRHEHAVRVQEIQSLLYGWNGPDLTTYGELCAEGTFRVFGAKAMRHVFLFDKMLLVTKNREDGILAYKSHIMCNNMMLVESIAGAPLSFHVIPWDAPRAQLTLQARSHRHKREWTLLLKRVILENYNAVIPSHARQLVMELGQNKTDDDMLAEKSHNLITQASMRKQLSAPEYLEKRKLERERRKSFENGIRGRLKKANRKYTVPNSRTETNQDCDCAQVSLEKGTDYTCDNCYVDLCSDCETELNKDKVKDEKCSCRENELTGEKCPECDRSLQYIDAGSTEHLERKPSGCKCSDFQSSQESFSKEFPSTTSLTKTRGYHSSDNIVGYTDNSKSKEDLTETNSSLLSVRNIPKTCLKCAKIKENIPVTDTLSIHGRKSRCNDTDKHRTDTLRSKSKDDPQRSKLSKIGTWRRKSEPGLQQNGIVIKKSQDSDSERSDMRGHEKIEFECRNCGSNKITRRAKINEGSILSDPEMDGKKKGNAIKPSIEIKMYNSKNIPKKISKLKKNRAKGLRLGSDTTAKFYADLSTDVSTENILHISESNDSLNVDKVKDNSQSSDLPETISKDEDIDEETYKKLIEKTDSFKKNELEKVKYLNKQKVINEGSEVDDKNGEVETRNEETTRDFEETEQPLEQIISQLLMQNREFQKLLKKQQQRNTAQRRHQRLLKSHSNPEQVILSRHTDSLKLKPKYGRQTSENFESCTNDDILEVLSPKLEMEEEDHIYETLRVESRTDEEVSSTNNKPAVPQQNSAIPRRLPSPPNATKNIPEITRTSVFESDYVYLSFDKLNAQDKDGIYDVPVKSPPKVDAKRQSADYYVAMENQGPPTGEENLYDNLVKVRRKKDVPNNLPGDYLPMSPEQQSPNTPEIWLSRQKEHFNVSRDRKSGSLPRSFQIVTSGQEENNLSTFKCKPNSNSKTYLNREGKVLSIDRPFTIASDQSEISYDDVENYMTDSDMLKFNKNSKSNEDDYVQNISQSTLELEEEIDRCYKTNFEDVSLDKNKNENLLTVSQPNLNTSIASSCEVLGVEQNENKQNDLETIHPEHKIYKPTSNMLSLKNVLSRFRNRTPNKNSDENEINANEESSPDSIKSDPKSPTTEKRSALNPRSYSKNLLQRFRSIIGDEHPDDNQNRMDVKTSKPVDDSQNNLAKSDIKVVITSTDICPTTSTIAYTANNDPLSKSVYETTTLTESQNEKNNLETLSHSCDNIAQKIEVVRPTYEKSISMVTTISSSFGSTGSKSNNSSYQSLNKLPIYMQGSKLLGARIAQSDYVDPTTLVSEKSPAKNVNVLINKNAVRPDSLFSNSSFVTSSSEGAYQEQNKTNENQNEPKESQEKLTDPPGQVNSDESYYEKSFEKIEQVTDDDVFRDSAVYSDQDDNDEGKTDSSNKVTSKTVTRVESIKRNASFKTQKVTVTTSIKEKSGIHTHIASTTNKFQFTEKQNEQRSQNIQGNRAKIAPPVPVKPKITNIPTTSFQNKSFVHRSNSLVKTQEQSLSTESVNVKTIKRNTNYKSVTRSESTPTEEKKPEIRTHTNPNTKANDAKETKEEVDGPTDKTKLQGNIQLKRLSFERASLDSATRKIKVNEKRSSIEPPKITTKSVLERRMELEQMSKSQIAKPTPNMKKPVQVAKPKSITTKVATFERSVSDNGKRDTKIPASSFVNIPTEKNSIIDPKSEAMEDQKSSWVKQVVNKFQ